From Streptomyces sp. 846.5, a single genomic window includes:
- a CDS encoding polysaccharide biosynthesis C-terminal domain-containing protein, which produces MTATGYRAAPQGQGRADAPVLGRRSVVGNLVAQGSALLIVSVASLLVARLSGAAVLGEYALARVLPWLLGAVVSCGLPVSSAYFLASRGSDRRLRPTLALMAVGGAVLGPALWFAGTPLLHRMLFTAVPSRVVALIGITAATQLITVWGKACCQGAADMRGANLVIVCEELLFLPAYGLALCLGLRGIDAVVAGMIGGGVAAALTALARLAATGFARDRGRPSGAIASDVMKYGVRGQLGNLLMLINLRLDFVILGVLAGPAVLGVYAVASKFAELMRLPASALNYVLNPRFARQQPGEAGRDARRLRPRALAGTIALTPLVAIASVIGLPVLYGSAFRPAVLPACILLVGLAVEGAAAVSSAHLCGIGRPGANSLGMGTGVVVTVVLDILLIPRHGAVGAAVASSAAYLVTTGLLTAISRNLARQAVLPGTAVPAPCTPER; this is translated from the coding sequence ATGACCGCCACCGGCTACCGAGCCGCACCTCAGGGGCAGGGACGCGCCGACGCCCCCGTGCTCGGGCGCCGCAGTGTGGTGGGCAACCTGGTGGCTCAGGGGTCCGCGCTGCTGATCGTGTCGGTGGCGAGTCTGCTGGTGGCCCGCCTGTCCGGGGCCGCCGTGCTGGGCGAGTACGCGCTGGCGCGGGTCCTGCCCTGGCTTCTCGGCGCAGTGGTGAGCTGTGGCCTGCCGGTCTCCTCGGCGTACTTCCTGGCCTCCAGGGGCAGCGATCGGCGGCTGCGGCCCACCCTCGCGCTGATGGCCGTCGGCGGAGCGGTCCTCGGTCCCGCCCTGTGGTTCGCGGGGACTCCGTTGCTGCACCGGATGCTGTTCACCGCCGTTCCCTCGCGGGTCGTCGCACTGATCGGGATCACCGCCGCCACCCAGCTGATCACCGTCTGGGGCAAGGCGTGCTGCCAGGGTGCGGCCGACATGCGCGGCGCCAACCTTGTGATCGTCTGCGAGGAGCTGCTCTTCCTGCCCGCCTACGGGTTGGCGCTCTGCCTCGGTCTGCGCGGCATCGACGCGGTGGTGGCCGGCATGATCGGTGGCGGGGTGGCTGCGGCGCTCACCGCCCTGGCGCGGCTGGCGGCCACCGGCTTCGCCCGCGACCGGGGCCGTCCGTCCGGCGCGATCGCCTCGGACGTGATGAAGTACGGGGTCCGAGGCCAGCTCGGCAACCTGCTCATGCTGATCAACCTGCGGCTGGACTTCGTGATCCTCGGCGTGCTGGCCGGCCCGGCCGTCCTCGGTGTCTACGCGGTCGCCTCGAAGTTCGCCGAACTGATGCGCTTGCCGGCCAGTGCGCTGAACTACGTGCTGAACCCGCGCTTCGCCCGGCAGCAGCCGGGCGAGGCCGGCCGTGACGCTCGCCGACTGCGGCCCCGGGCCCTGGCCGGCACCATCGCTCTGACGCCGCTGGTGGCCATCGCCTCGGTGATCGGCCTGCCGGTGCTGTACGGGAGCGCGTTCCGACCCGCGGTGCTGCCCGCGTGCATCCTGCTGGTCGGCCTCGCGGTGGAGGGCGCCGCCGCCGTCTCCTCCGCGCATCTGTGCGGGATCGGCCGACCCGGCGCGAACTCCTTGGGCATGGGCACCGGAGTGGTCGTCACCGTGGTCCTGGACATTCTGCTCATCCCCAGGCACGGCGCGGTCGGCGCGGCTGTCGCCTCCAGCGCGGCCTACCTGGTCACGACCGGGCTGCTGACCGCCATCAGCCGGAACCTGGCCCGCCAGGCGGTCCTTCCGGGGACGGCGGTCCCCGCCCCGTGCACGCCCGAACGCTAA
- a CDS encoding O-antigen ligase family protein: MIATGTVRPAVARPAPTATDAASGRRAWRGTAERTAAWVACLGMAFQPILQPTGPGHTSPVDLFTVGTLALVAVWAATSGRRLGAPYVLPMGLLILGGAAAGLVGPLPGISLLQLVQDLALIAWTVALYNIARRPNVLRMLTTTFACSAIGWAALLVLASLAHISVIEGISAAEGNRLLFTLGDPNYAAAYWVVSLFLVFATKRPRRAPVRWFGYAMLLWAFALSESNGGLLELAVGLAFIAAVAIWRRNGMVAALAFVLVTGTVTGTAMQTVSFGTVQHWAVQSGQPLLVNSLGRSDNSTSQRSALVHESLQMYYSDGLLGSGPRTTKQLLYDRQYPYAKESHDDYLAALTERGPLGVLGIVALVLTAALRSGRVLRAPPGQGFAAQVPRPAGLVAALLAMGVAGAYYQVLHFRFVWILLAFVAVLASVPDPDHPDAVRPPGDGGEAPQP, encoded by the coding sequence GTGATCGCCACAGGTACCGTGCGACCCGCCGTCGCCCGGCCGGCGCCCACGGCGACCGATGCCGCGAGCGGCAGGCGAGCCTGGCGGGGCACCGCCGAGCGCACCGCCGCCTGGGTCGCCTGTCTGGGGATGGCCTTCCAGCCGATCCTCCAGCCGACCGGTCCGGGCCATACCTCGCCGGTGGACCTGTTCACCGTGGGCACGCTGGCACTGGTGGCGGTATGGGCCGCCACCAGCGGCCGGAGGCTCGGCGCCCCGTACGTGCTGCCGATGGGTCTGCTGATCCTCGGGGGCGCAGCCGCCGGGCTGGTGGGCCCGCTGCCGGGCATCTCGCTGCTCCAGCTCGTCCAGGACCTGGCACTGATCGCCTGGACGGTCGCGCTGTACAACATCGCCCGCCGCCCGAACGTGTTGCGCATGCTGACCACGACCTTCGCCTGCTCGGCGATCGGCTGGGCGGCCTTGCTGGTGCTCGCCTCGCTGGCTCACATCTCCGTCATCGAGGGGATCTCCGCCGCCGAGGGCAACCGGCTGCTGTTCACCCTCGGCGATCCCAACTATGCCGCCGCCTACTGGGTGGTCTCGCTGTTCCTGGTCTTCGCCACCAAGCGACCACGGCGCGCGCCGGTGCGGTGGTTCGGCTACGCGATGTTGCTGTGGGCTTTCGCACTCTCCGAATCCAACGGCGGTCTGCTGGAACTGGCGGTCGGACTGGCCTTCATCGCCGCCGTGGCGATCTGGCGCAGGAACGGGATGGTCGCGGCCCTGGCATTCGTACTGGTGACCGGGACGGTCACGGGGACGGCGATGCAGACGGTGTCGTTCGGCACGGTCCAGCACTGGGCCGTGCAGTCGGGACAGCCGCTGCTGGTCAACTCTCTCGGCCGCAGCGACAACAGCACGTCCCAGCGGTCCGCGCTCGTCCACGAGTCGCTCCAGATGTACTACTCCGACGGTCTGCTCGGCAGCGGACCGCGCACCACCAAACAGCTGCTGTACGACCGGCAGTACCCGTACGCCAAGGAATCCCACGACGACTATCTGGCGGCCCTCACCGAACGCGGCCCGCTCGGGGTGCTCGGTATCGTGGCCCTGGTGCTGACCGCCGCCCTGCGGTCCGGCCGGGTGCTGCGGGCGCCGCCCGGCCAGGGTTTCGCCGCGCAGGTCCCCAGGCCCGCCGGGCTGGTCGCGGCACTGCTGGCGATGGGCGTGGCCGGCGCCTACTACCAGGTCCTGCACTTTCGCTTCGTCTGGATCCTGCTGGCCTTCGTCGCGGTGCTGGCCTCCGTCCCGGACCCGGACCACCCCGACGCCGTCCGCCCGCCGGGCGACGGCGGGGAAGCGCCGCAGCCATGA
- a CDS encoding aminoglycoside phosphotransferase family protein translates to MTSRAVESDVESDLERWRGLLPTDQRFVALPSRSRPLVVAATEAPVLRYVRTALLAAQPHSAVPDWAYTAAREILRVRPLWGLMPHLLLAAHRRRPDESRLTDLLAAHGTRLLVLRHSHDPDARTLLLLFGPIEPWPTLAVKLPSGPGAATRVLAEAERLRRVGALPLGVLRKTVPEVVELMVHAGLPTLVTTAQPGTPMLVAYHRHGHTARAATVRADLSSAQAWLAAFQSATTDGTAPLDLAPGLVDTFARRLVAEPDGGTGLLARLIALRHRLGRYTAPRTAVHGDFWPGNVLVRQGAVSGVVDWERSERAGSPTRDLARFVLSYSHYLDRHTRPGHRVRGHPGLVAGDPAALVSYALDGAGWYPDLVREYLGRGLARLGLPPECGRDAVLAEVAALAAEATDEGFRQRQLRVFDQLSTAVTP, encoded by the coding sequence ATGACCTCCCGTGCAGTCGAATCCGACGTCGAATCCGACCTGGAGCGGTGGCGCGGCCTGCTGCCGACGGACCAGCGCTTCGTGGCGCTGCCGTCGCGCAGCCGGCCCCTGGTGGTCGCCGCCACGGAGGCGCCGGTGCTGCGCTATGTACGCACCGCGCTGCTCGCGGCGCAGCCCCACAGTGCCGTGCCGGACTGGGCGTACACCGCCGCCCGGGAGATCCTCCGGGTCCGCCCGCTGTGGGGGTTGATGCCGCACCTGCTCCTGGCCGCGCACCGTCGGCGGCCGGACGAGAGCCGGCTCACCGATCTCCTCGCTGCCCACGGCACCCGGCTGCTGGTCCTGCGGCACAGTCACGACCCGGACGCCCGGACGCTGTTGCTGTTGTTCGGCCCCATCGAGCCATGGCCGACCCTGGCGGTGAAACTGCCGTCCGGACCGGGCGCGGCCACCCGGGTGCTGGCCGAGGCCGAGCGGCTGCGCAGGGTCGGCGCTCTGCCCCTCGGGGTGCTGCGCAAGACCGTCCCGGAGGTCGTCGAGCTGATGGTCCACGCCGGGCTGCCCACCCTGGTGACCACCGCGCAACCGGGCACTCCGATGCTGGTCGCCTACCACCGCCACGGGCACACCGCGCGGGCGGCGACGGTACGCGCCGATCTCTCCTCCGCACAGGCCTGGCTCGCGGCCTTCCAGTCCGCGACGACCGACGGGACGGCACCGCTGGACCTGGCTCCCGGGCTGGTGGACACCTTCGCCCGCCGGCTCGTTGCCGAGCCCGACGGAGGAACCGGCCTGCTCGCGCGGCTGATCGCGCTGCGGCACAGGCTGGGCCGGTACACCGCCCCGCGCACCGCGGTGCACGGCGACTTCTGGCCGGGCAACGTGCTGGTCCGCCAGGGCGCCGTCAGTGGGGTGGTGGACTGGGAACGGTCGGAGCGGGCCGGCAGTCCGACCCGTGACCTGGCCCGCTTCGTACTCAGCTACTCGCACTACCTGGACCGGCACACCCGGCCAGGGCATCGGGTGCGGGGTCATCCCGGACTGGTCGCCGGTGATCCGGCCGCCCTGGTCTCCTATGCGCTGGACGGCGCCGGCTGGTACCCGGACCTGGTCCGGGAGTACCTCGGGCGCGGGCTGGCACGCCTCGGCCTTCCCCCCGAATGCGGACGCGACGCCGTCCTCGCCGAGGTCGCCGCGCTCGCCGCGGAGGCCACGGACGAAGGCTTCCGCCAGCGACAACTCCGGGTCTTCGACCAGCTCTCCACGGCGGTGACCCCGTGA
- a CDS encoding RtcB family protein — MRIDVFTHPADRPDDAVTDLSVFDSADARADPALLDRLRDGTATLDLAAPPVVLPDFCHKEKSEMPSSIAVATRDAIRPALTDSALNCGMALATLDTARPGAAAVADFYRRVRERYPNPPGWKFELSRDEVLRAAVLGADFAAERYGLERHDLDRVEEFGRLPVEEFGGAHRARRELPWICVQLARLRFGSIGPSTHFLELQEVEEVFEPEIAGRLGVFQGQVTLQFHNGGGVLTSQIGELYARRKSASRLLRAEMAVQKPLSHLAARSPARARQRYQAYFTAGCPSVPIDSDEGRRMVLAQRLSMNYGFAYRLATYASLCGYASESLGARLRLVVDSPHNSVYQETVDGGPAYVHRHNAARAWTPELMAGHPAFAETGQPLLVPGTNRTSSFLCVPAPQAHRSLYTACHGTGSIISAFARDGRSGHDPYRRHTRRYGYTDAAPQEIPQLDDRGVDAALAILVGNGLVRPVARLRPFAVLT, encoded by the coding sequence ATGCGCATAGACGTGTTCACTCACCCCGCAGACCGGCCCGACGACGCGGTGACGGACCTCAGCGTGTTCGACAGCGCCGACGCCCGCGCCGATCCGGCGCTGCTGGACCGGCTTCGCGACGGCACCGCGACCCTGGATCTCGCCGCGCCCCCGGTCGTGCTGCCGGACTTCTGCCACAAGGAGAAGTCCGAGATGCCGTCGAGCATCGCGGTGGCGACCCGGGACGCGATCCGCCCCGCCCTCACCGACTCCGCGCTCAACTGTGGTATGGCGCTGGCCACGCTGGACACGGCACGCCCCGGCGCCGCCGCAGTCGCCGACTTCTACCGCCGGGTCCGGGAACGCTACCCGAACCCACCCGGGTGGAAGTTCGAACTCAGCCGTGACGAGGTGCTGCGCGCCGCCGTCCTGGGCGCCGACTTCGCCGCCGAACGGTACGGCCTGGAACGTCACGACCTGGACCGGGTCGAGGAGTTCGGCCGGCTGCCGGTGGAGGAGTTCGGCGGGGCGCACCGGGCGCGCCGCGAACTGCCCTGGATCTGCGTGCAGCTGGCCCGGCTGCGCTTCGGCTCGATCGGACCGAGCACCCACTTCCTGGAGCTCCAGGAGGTGGAGGAGGTGTTCGAGCCGGAGATCGCCGGCCGGCTCGGGGTGTTCCAGGGCCAGGTGACCCTGCAGTTCCACAACGGCGGTGGCGTGCTCACCAGCCAGATCGGCGAGCTGTACGCACGCCGCAAGTCGGCCTCCCGCCTGCTCCGCGCGGAGATGGCGGTGCAGAAGCCGCTCTCGCACCTCGCCGCCCGCTCTCCGGCCCGGGCACGGCAGCGGTACCAGGCGTACTTCACGGCCGGCTGCCCCTCGGTACCGATCGACTCGGACGAAGGCCGCCGGATGGTGCTGGCGCAGCGGCTTTCGATGAACTACGGCTTCGCCTACCGGCTGGCCACCTACGCCTCGCTGTGCGGCTACGCGTCCGAGTCGCTCGGGGCGCGGCTGCGGCTGGTGGTCGACTCGCCGCACAACTCGGTGTACCAGGAGACCGTCGACGGTGGGCCCGCCTATGTGCACCGGCACAACGCCGCACGCGCCTGGACCCCGGAGCTGATGGCCGGTCACCCCGCCTTCGCCGAGACCGGTCAACCGCTGCTGGTGCCCGGCACCAACCGCACCTCGTCCTTCCTGTGCGTACCGGCGCCGCAGGCACACCGCAGCCTGTACACCGCCTGCCACGGCACCGGCAGCATCATCAGCGCCTTCGCCCGGGACGGCCGCTCCGGCCACGACCCGTACCGGCGGCACACTCGGCGGTACGGCTACACCGACGCCGCGCCGCAGGAGATCCCACAGCTCGATGACCGAGGGGTCGACGCGGCCCTGGCCATCCTGGTCGGCAACGGCCTGGTCCGGCCGGTCGCCCGGCTACGTCCCTTCGCGGTGCTGACATGA
- a CDS encoding glycosyltransferase: MTRVRVATVITRMQAGAGVVALRGARALDPEIYQVTIIAGSGDRLLDQAADAGLEVVLEPSLRSPIAPLDDARALRRLTALFERRSFDVVHTHSTKAGAVGRTAAHRTGVPRIVHTYHGFPFHEFQSPLRREAYVRIERGLGRITDVALCVGTAVSVEAVRRGLIRPERVRTIGVPVHTGATARSQQTRAHARRMLGLPDSASVVGAVGRLSYQKAPEHFVAALAALDRPEVTGVWVGGGELAAAVREQAQRALPTARVLLVGERPDVPELLPAFDVFALPSRYEGLPVAIVEAMVCGIPVVASAVNSVPDVVCPGESGLLVPPERPDLFAAAIGYLLDRPDEAARMAAAARARIDDRYTERALADTLLAAYAPAPVRADRRQADHEDLTCA; this comes from the coding sequence ATGACCCGGGTGCGCGTGGCCACGGTGATCACCCGGATGCAGGCCGGGGCCGGGGTGGTGGCCCTGCGTGGGGCCCGCGCGCTGGATCCGGAAATCTACCAGGTGACGATCATCGCAGGCAGCGGCGACCGGCTCCTGGACCAGGCCGCCGACGCGGGCCTGGAGGTGGTGCTGGAGCCCTCGCTGCGCTCTCCCATCGCGCCCCTGGACGATGCGCGGGCGCTGCGCCGTCTCACCGCGCTGTTCGAGCGCCGCAGCTTCGACGTCGTGCACACCCACAGCACCAAGGCAGGCGCGGTGGGGCGAACGGCGGCGCACCGCACCGGTGTGCCGCGCATCGTGCACACCTACCACGGCTTCCCGTTCCACGAGTTCCAGTCGCCGCTGCGCCGCGAGGCCTACGTACGCATCGAACGTGGCCTCGGCCGCATCACCGACGTGGCGCTGTGCGTCGGCACGGCGGTGTCGGTCGAGGCCGTCCGGCGCGGACTGATCAGGCCCGAGCGGGTGCGCACCATCGGCGTTCCGGTGCACACCGGCGCGACGGCCCGATCGCAGCAGACCCGGGCTCACGCGCGGCGGATGCTGGGGCTGCCGGACTCCGCGTCCGTGGTCGGCGCGGTCGGCCGGCTCTCCTACCAGAAGGCCCCGGAACACTTCGTCGCCGCGCTGGCCGCGCTGGACCGGCCCGAGGTCACCGGTGTCTGGGTGGGCGGCGGTGAGCTGGCGGCCGCGGTACGCGAGCAGGCGCAGCGCGCGCTGCCGACGGCCCGCGTGCTGCTGGTGGGCGAGCGGCCGGACGTACCGGAACTGCTTCCGGCGTTCGACGTCTTCGCGCTGCCGAGCCGTTACGAGGGGCTGCCGGTGGCGATCGTCGAAGCGATGGTCTGCGGCATTCCGGTGGTGGCGAGCGCCGTCAACTCGGTGCCGGACGTGGTGTGCCCGGGTGAGTCCGGGCTGCTGGTGCCGCCGGAACGCCCCGACCTGTTCGCGGCCGCGATCGGGTACCTGCTCGACCGGCCGGACGAGGCCGCCCGGATGGCAGCGGCCGCGCGCGCCCGGATCGACGACCGCTACACCGAGCGCGCACTGGCCGACACCCTGCTGGCCGCCTACGCCCCTGCGCCCGTCCGGGCGGACCGGCGGCAGGCCGATCACGAGGACCTGACATGCGCATAG
- a CDS encoding NAD-dependent epimerase/dehydratase family protein, giving the protein MRAVVTGAAGFIGSHLCEHLLVCGDQVVGLDAMTDYYDPLCKERNLVPLLGRERFTFRRGDLLALPLDDLFADAETVYHLAGQPGVRASWGRQFALYLERNVQTTQCVLEAARGAHLHRLVYASSSSVYGDAETYPTSETLCPRPVSPYGVTKLAAEHLCELYRTSFQVPTVSLRLFTVYGPRQRPDMAFARLIRAALTGEPFPLHGDGEQTRDFTYVRDVVTAMRQAATSPWTGVANVGGGERMTMNQIIETVSELAAPVRLLRTPAQDGDVRHTAADTSLAQRSFGYQPTMGIREGLAAMVRAEREERWPVAAAALAAHTSALPV; this is encoded by the coding sequence GTGCGAGCTGTCGTGACCGGTGCGGCCGGATTCATCGGATCCCACCTGTGCGAGCACCTGCTCGTCTGCGGGGACCAGGTCGTCGGTCTCGACGCGATGACGGACTACTACGATCCTCTGTGCAAGGAACGCAACCTCGTACCGCTGCTGGGCCGGGAGCGGTTCACGTTCAGACGTGGTGACCTGCTCGCGCTGCCGCTCGACGACCTGTTCGCCGACGCGGAGACGGTCTACCACCTGGCCGGTCAGCCGGGGGTCCGCGCGTCCTGGGGCCGGCAGTTCGCGCTCTACCTGGAGCGCAACGTCCAGACGACGCAGTGCGTTCTGGAAGCCGCCCGGGGGGCGCACCTGCACAGGCTGGTCTATGCGTCGAGCTCGTCGGTCTACGGCGACGCCGAGACGTACCCCACCAGCGAGACCCTCTGTCCCAGGCCGGTGTCTCCGTACGGGGTGACCAAGCTCGCTGCCGAGCACCTGTGCGAGCTCTACCGGACCTCCTTCCAGGTCCCGACGGTCTCGCTTCGCCTGTTCACCGTCTACGGACCGCGTCAGCGGCCCGACATGGCCTTCGCCCGGCTGATCCGGGCCGCGTTGACGGGCGAGCCCTTCCCGCTGCACGGGGACGGTGAGCAGACCCGGGACTTCACCTACGTACGGGACGTGGTGACCGCGATGCGGCAGGCCGCGACCTCCCCGTGGACCGGCGTCGCCAACGTGGGCGGCGGTGAGCGCATGACGATGAATCAGATCATCGAGACAGTCTCCGAGTTGGCTGCGCCCGTGCGGCTGCTGAGAACCCCGGCGCAGGACGGCGACGTCCGTCACACCGCGGCCGACACCTCACTGGCCCAGCGGTCCTTCGGCTATCAGCCGACCATGGGCATCCGTGAGGGACTCGCGGCCATGGTGCGGGCCGAGCGCGAGGAACGGTGGCCCGTGGCGGCGGCCGCTCTCGCGGCGCATACTTCGGCGCTGCCGGTATGA
- a CDS encoding glycosyltransferase, whose product MTNWPVAPAPVTPADLLPPQPAPPRVKVLHVITRFWAGAGGNTLLTATGMDPGRYEVWVAGVPGGDLWGQARAAGVRTVEIQGFREVLAPADLLVLIRLIRLIRRERFTVVHTHSAKGGFLGRLAARLCRTPVVVHTFHGISFHDRMPRHRRAAYRRLERLPRGCTDAFLAVAPQLAREVVEQRLAPPGTVEVVPSAVDLRGIPDDFDSAARRDLGVPPGVPLVGTVCRIDRQKAPLDFVRMAAAVRADHPDVAFVMVGDGPLEQDVRRLAAELGVDLRLTGYRPDAARLVAGLDIFVISSLYEGLGRALTEALAAARPVVATCVNGVPDLIEPGATGLLVEPSDPVALARAVGWFLDHPVEAAAMGQQGRARVRTTFAPADMCSAVDACYRRLLGLGEPEWPHRPSVPGPALIH is encoded by the coding sequence ATGACGAACTGGCCCGTCGCGCCCGCTCCGGTGACGCCCGCCGACCTGCTCCCGCCGCAGCCGGCGCCCCCACGGGTCAAGGTGCTGCACGTGATCACCCGGTTCTGGGCCGGGGCCGGGGGCAACACGCTGCTGACCGCCACCGGCATGGATCCGGGCCGCTACGAGGTGTGGGTGGCCGGAGTGCCCGGAGGCGACCTGTGGGGACAGGCCAGGGCAGCCGGCGTGCGAACCGTCGAGATCCAGGGGTTCCGTGAAGTGCTGGCGCCCGCGGACCTGCTCGTACTGATCCGGCTGATCCGGCTGATCCGGCGTGAGCGATTCACGGTCGTGCACACGCACTCGGCCAAGGGCGGCTTCCTCGGCCGGCTCGCCGCACGGCTGTGCCGGACACCTGTGGTGGTGCACACGTTCCACGGGATCAGTTTCCACGACCGGATGCCGCGCCATCGCCGGGCCGCGTACCGTCGCCTGGAGCGACTGCCGCGTGGCTGCACTGACGCGTTTCTCGCGGTGGCACCCCAACTGGCCAGAGAGGTCGTGGAGCAGCGGCTGGCTCCGCCCGGCACGGTCGAGGTCGTGCCTTCGGCAGTGGACCTGCGCGGGATCCCGGACGACTTCGACAGCGCCGCCCGCCGGGACCTGGGTGTGCCGCCCGGAGTCCCGCTGGTCGGTACGGTGTGCCGGATCGACCGTCAGAAGGCGCCGCTGGACTTTGTGCGGATGGCAGCCGCAGTGCGGGCGGACCACCCGGACGTCGCGTTCGTGATGGTGGGTGACGGCCCGTTGGAGCAGGACGTGCGGCGGTTGGCGGCCGAGCTGGGCGTGGATCTCCGCCTGACCGGCTACCGACCGGATGCGGCCAGGCTGGTCGCGGGTCTCGACATCTTCGTGATCTCCTCCCTGTACGAGGGGTTGGGACGGGCTCTCACCGAGGCTCTGGCCGCTGCCCGTCCGGTGGTGGCCACCTGCGTGAACGGCGTCCCCGATCTCATCGAGCCCGGTGCCACCGGCCTGCTCGTGGAGCCCTCGGATCCGGTGGCACTGGCCCGCGCCGTCGGCTGGTTCCTGGACCATCCGGTCGAAGCCGCCGCGATGGGGCAGCAGGGCCGGGCCCGGGTCCGGACGACGTTCGCCCCGGCCGACATGTGCTCGGCGGTCGACGCCTGCTACCGGCGGCTGCTCGGACTGGGCGAGCCCGAATGGCCGCACCGCCCGAGCGTCCCGGGTCCGGCGCTGATCCACTGA
- a CDS encoding fic family toxin-antitoxin system, toxin component, whose protein sequence is MILHVDRGWLLDLAHQFLPGDPDVTDFGTLAAAVARHADTVMDVPVYAESHHRAAALMHQLVRVPALEFANEQFAAVVAAAYLTASGEVVTAEAKVAADLALRIRDGAADVRQCAEAIRTWYR, encoded by the coding sequence GTGATCCTCCATGTGGACCGCGGCTGGCTGCTCGACCTCGCGCACCAGTTTCTGCCCGGGGACCCGGACGTCACCGATTTCGGCACGCTCGCCGCGGCGGTGGCCCGGCACGCGGACACGGTGATGGACGTGCCGGTGTACGCGGAGAGCCATCACCGGGCGGCCGCGCTCATGCACCAGCTGGTGCGCGTGCCCGCGCTGGAGTTCGCCAACGAGCAGTTCGCCGCTGTCGTGGCGGCTGCCTACCTCACCGCCTCGGGGGAGGTCGTGACCGCTGAGGCCAAGGTGGCGGCCGACCTGGCCCTGCGGATCCGTGACGGCGCAGCGGATGTGCGCCAGTGCGCCGAGGCTATTCGCACCTGGTACCGATAG
- a CDS encoding DUF1918 domain-containing protein, with protein sequence MHARVGDRILVHGRTVGQQDRQAEVIEVLGPDGTPPFRVRFDDGHETLMSPGPDTVVRHITEEGR encoded by the coding sequence ATGCACGCACGTGTGGGCGACCGCATTTTGGTTCACGGTCGCACAGTCGGTCAGCAGGACCGACAGGCCGAGGTGATCGAGGTTCTGGGCCCGGACGGAACGCCGCCCTTCAGGGTGCGCTTCGACGACGGCCACGAGACGCTCATGTCGCCCGGCCCCGACACAGTCGTCCGTCACATCACGGAGGAGGGGCGCTGA
- a CDS encoding phospholipase, whose product MTHPRPDPRDHHGHEHHLHEHPLLPAPSHQGSVVLDIGAGTGALVIHATADDDGLEIHISPEDHPHQRTHAAVRPRHLSDRTVYAAVITPVPAGRYTVWQRDDTSHGTVHITDGEVSDYYWAVAPRP is encoded by the coding sequence ATGACCCACCCCCGCCCGGACCCCCGGGACCACCACGGACACGAGCACCACCTGCACGAGCATCCGCTCCTGCCGGCCCCGTCCCACCAGGGCAGCGTCGTCCTCGACATCGGTGCCGGCACCGGCGCCCTGGTCATCCACGCCACCGCGGACGATGACGGGCTGGAGATCCACATCAGCCCCGAGGACCACCCCCACCAGCGCACCCACGCCGCCGTCCGCCCGCGCCACCTGTCCGACCGCACCGTCTACGCCGCCGTCATCACCCCTGTCCCCGCCGGCCGCTACACCGTGTGGCAGCGTGACGACACCAGCCACGGCACCGTCCACATCACCGACGGCGAGGTAAGCGACTACTACTGGGCGGTGGCGCCGCGACCGTAG